One Etheostoma cragini isolate CJK2018 chromosome 6, CSU_Ecrag_1.0, whole genome shotgun sequence DNA window includes the following coding sequences:
- the LOC117946119 gene encoding inactive phospholipase C-like protein 2 produces the protein MAEFGDDGSLPPLNLGDTAVPSDEAAGKTHCEVSVLNGDCGISENMVGSGSLVSPGSQARMETANTSVVFDAKSEIPRRSSIIKDSSRQRKDRKKTVSFSSMPTEKKISSASDCISAMVEGSELKKVRSNSRIYHRYFLLDADMQSLRWEPSKKESEKAKIDVKSIKEVRTGKNTDTFRTNGTYDQISEDCAFSIIFGENYESLDLVANTADVANIWVTGLRYLISYGKHTLNMIESSQNNMRSSWLGELFDEAGGYNSKQITICAAVQLVKKLNPGLKNVKIELKFKEFHKAKDKAGSDVTKDEFIEVFHDLCTRPEIYFLFVQFSSNKEFLDTKDLMIFLEAEQGMAQVSEDTSIDVIQKYEPSKEGQLKGWLSLDGFTNYLMSPECHIFDPEQKTVCQDMKQPLSHYYINASHNTYLIEDQFRGPSDVTGYIRALKMGCRSVELDVWDGPDNEPVIYTGHTMTSQIVFRSVIDVINKYAFVASEFPLLLCLENHCSLKQQRVMFQHLKKILGDRIHIDSPKPEDCYLPSPFELKGKILLKGKKLSINCTASEGEVTDEDEGAEMSQRMSIESAEQQTIAPKKFQLSKDLSDLVTLCKSVEFKDFPTSFQNQKQWELCSFNEVFASRCASDLPGDFVNYNKKYLARVYPSPMRIDSSNMNPQDFWKCGCQIVAMNYQTPGLMMDLNIGWFRQNGNCGYVLRPAIMREHVSYFSANTKDSVPGVSPQLLHIKIISGQNFPKPKGSGAKGDVVDPYVYVEIHGIPADCAEQRTKTVNQNGDNPLFDESFEFQINLPELAMVRFVVLDDDYIGDEFIGQYTIPVECLQPGFRHVPLQSLTGEVLPHTLLFVHVAITNRRGGGKPHKRGLSVRKGKRSREYASMRVLLIKAVDDVFKTAMLPLREATDLRENMQNAIVSFKELCGPSAVANLKQCILALSPRLTGPDNSPLLVFNLADQYPNLEPQGLLPEVLKKVITTYDTMIQTSKTLLENSEGLYERILQTQKAAMEFHENLHDLAVKEGLKGRKLHKAVESFTWNITILKGQSDLLKHARREVQENLKQIHYAALTCNLSKGGPAGSSLGSEYKGRHSLEAIAEKATAEEELTDEDN, from the exons gATAGCTCAAGACAGCGTAAAGATAGGAAGAAGACTGTATCATTCAGCAGCATGCCCACAGAGAAGAAAATTAGCAGTGCAAGTGACTGCATCAGTGCAATGGTGGAAGGCTCTGAGCTGAAAAAAGTGCGATCCAATTCCCGCATCTACCACCGCTACTTTCTCCTTGATGCCGATATGCAGTCTTTGAGATGGGAGCCCTCGAAGAAGGAATCAGAAAAGGCCAAAATTGATGTGAAATCCATCAAGGAGGTGCGGACAGGGAAAAATACAGACACTTTTAGAACTAATGGAACCTATGATCAGATATCGGAGGACTGTGCCTTCTCAATCATCTTTGGGGAGAACTATGAGTCCCTGGACCTGGTGGCAAACACTGCAGATGTTGCCAACATTTGGGTAACAGGGCTGAGGTACCTGATCTCCTATGGGAAGCACACCTTGAACATGATAGAGAGCAGTCAGAACAACATGCGCTCATCTTGGCTGGGTGAACTTTTCGATGAGGCAGGCGGTTACAACAGCAAACAAATAACCATATGTGCTGCTGTGCAGCTAGTTAAAAAGTTGAACCCGGgacttaaaaatgtgaaaatagaaCTGAAGTTCAAAGAGTTTCACAAAGCTAAGGACAAAGCAGGTTCTGATGTGACAAAAGATGAGTTCATTGAGGTCTTTCATGATCTTTGCACCAGACCAGaaatttattttctctttgttcaGTTCTCCAGTAACAAAGAATTTCTGGATACCAAGGACTTAATGATATTTCTTGAGGCCGAACAGGGAATGGCACAAGTCAGTGAAGATACCAGCATAGACGTCATTCAAAAATATGAACCGTCTAAAGAGGGCCAGCTCAAAGGTTGGCTTTCTCTTGACGGGTTCACCAATTATCTTATGTCTCCAGAGTGCCATATATTTGACCCTGAACAAAAAACCGTATGCCAAGACATGAAACAGCCCTTGTCCCACTATTACATCAATGCATCCCACAACACATATCTGATAGAAGATCAGTTCAGAGGTCCATCTGATGTGACAGGGTATATCCGTGCCCTCAAGATGGGCTGCCGCAGTGTAGAGCTGGATGTGTGGGATGGGCCCGATAACGAACCTGTTATTTACACTGGTCACACAATGACATCACAGATAGTTTTTCGCAGCGTCATTGACGTCATCAACAAGTATGCCTTTGTTGCATCCGAGTTCCCACTGCTACTGTGCTTAGAAAACCATTGCTCCTTGAAGCAGCAGAGAGTCATGTTTCAGCACCTAAAGAAGATCCTTGGAGACAGGATCCACATAGATTCTCCAAAACCTGAGGACTGCTACCTCCCCTCTCCCTTTGAACTGAAGGGAAAGATCCTGCTGAAGGGTAAGAAACTGAGCATAAACTGCACTGCTTCAGAAGGTGAGGTGACAGATGAAGATGAGGGGGCAGAAATGTCTCAAAGGATGAGCATTGAGTCTGCAGAACAACAGACTATTGCGCCCAAAAAATTCCAGCTGTCCAAGGACCTTTCTGATCTTGTGACCTTGTGTAAGTCCGTGGAATTTAAAGACTTTCCAACATCTTTCCAGAACCAGAAGCAATGGGAGCTTTGCTCTTTCAATGAGGTCTTTGCCAGTCGCTGTGCCAGTGACCTCCCAGGTGATTTTGTTAACTACAACAAAAAGTACCTTGCACGAGTTTACCCTAGCCCCATGCGCATCGACTCTAGCAACATGAATCCACAAGATTTCTGGAAGTGCGGTTGCCAAATTGTGGCAATGAACTACCAGACTCCTGGGCTGATGATGGATTTAAACATCGGCTGGTTCCGTCAGAATGGGAACTGCGGCTATGTACTGCGTCCAGCAATCATGAGGGAGCACGTTTCATATTTTAGTGCCAACACTAAAGATTCAGTACCTGGTGTTTCTCCACAGCTCTTACACATCAAGATCATCAGTGGACAAAACTTCCCAAAACCCAAAGGCTCAGGTGCCAAAGGCGACGTAGTAGACCCCTACGTGTACGTGGAAATTCATGGAATTCCTGCTGACTGTGCTGAACAAAGGACTAAAACGGTCAACCAGAATGGAGACAACCCTCTGTTTGATGAGAGCTTTGAGTTTCAAATCAATCTCCCTGAGCTTGCAATGGTGCGCTTTGTGGTGCTAGATGACGACTACATCGGTGATGAATTTATTGGCCAATATACAATCCCTGTTGAGTGTCTCCAGCCCGGTTTTCGCCATGTACCACTACAATCTCTAACAGGCGAGGTTCTGCCACATACCTTGTTGTTTGTCCATGTGGCCATAACCAATCGAAGAGGGGGCGGCAAACCACACAAAAGGGGACTGTCTGTACGAAAGGGCAAGAGAAGTAGAGAGTATGCCAGCATGAGAGTGTTATTGATCAAGGCTGTGGATGATGTCTTCAAAACAGCCATGCTACCACTGAGGGAGGCAACAGATCTCAGAGAAAACATGCAG AATGCCATTGTGTCCTTTAAAGAGCTGTGCGGCCCTTCAGCAGTGGCTAACCTGAAGCAGTGTATCTTAGCCCTTTCCCCTCGACTTACTGGACCCGACAACAGCCCCCTTCTGGTGTTCAATCTTGCCGACCAGTACCCTAACTTGGAGCCCCAAGGCCTGCTACCAGAGGTCCTCAAGAAAGTCATCACCACCTATGACACG ATGATCCAGACCAGCAAGACTCTGCTAGAAAACTCTGAGGGGTTGTATGAGAGAATTCTACAAACCCAAAAAGCAG CGATGGAATTTCACGAGAACCTCCATGACCTGGCCGTTAAGGAGGGTTTGAAGGGGAGGAAGCTGCACAAAGCGGTGGAGAGCTTCACCTGGAACATCACTATTTTGAAG GGTCAGTCAGACCTACTGAAGCACGCCAGGAGAGAAGTCCAGGAGAATCTTAAGCAGATCCACTATGCGGCTCTCACCTGTAACCTGAGTAAAGGTGGACCAGCAGGCAGCTCCTTGGGCTCAGAGTATAAAGGCAGACACAGCCTCGAGGCCATTGCTGAGAAAGCCACCGCAGAGGAGGAGCTTACTGATGAGGACAACTAA